Within the Glycine max cultivar Williams 82 chromosome 12, Glycine_max_v4.0, whole genome shotgun sequence genome, the region ACCATAAGGTTGTGGAAAAGTGATCTCCATCATCGCAAAAGAGTCTTTATATAGAAGATTCTCCAACATGAGCTGCCTACAAGAGTTTATTTTATTAGCCCAAAGGCCAAAGAATCATTGCTCAAAATGCCATATTCCCCACGTGCAATCAGAGATTGTTGTAATGTTCTTAGAATTTGGTGCAGATTCTCACCAAACCTTCCAGACTATTTTTTCCATCTGGATATACCAAATTTGATTCGCTACAATATAAATCATCATCATAGGATTGAACACACGACAACTTAATTAGTCATCTTTGTTTGCTTTTGTCCTGTGTGAGATATGAGGGCATAGAAATCCTTCTCAAAACTTACTCACCTCTCTTTATAATTTGCTcaataaccttttttttaaatattttgtgttgCATCTTTACAAATGGCACAACTCCTTTATTGTGCCATATATACATGGTGAATCTGTCACCAATCACCATTTTCAATTAgaccaacaattttttaaagaaattattgatGTGTTGAGTGTCTTGTAGAAGCACAACATACATGAcaacaaataataacaaaaaaaaaataacaattaagggGTTCTATGGCAAAAATTATCCTAAACTGACAACacgttttttttacaaataatttacaaagatcttttgttttataaaaaaagaaaagaaaaaaaaaaacaaacaaacccataGATTGATACTAGTTATTCCCCTTTACTCCCTTTCATCCTCCTTTTGAGCTTTATGTCATCTGATAGTGAGTATAGTTTTGCTCCGATGAAGTGGGGGAGTATAAGATCTGGATAATATTCAAATAACTTTTCAATTACACGAATCTTGaccatttaaaatatttcattttacattaaataaaagcattttttttcctaaaaatatatGTGCCTTCTTATCACAACTGCACCCCTGCAATTCAATTTTGAATTGCATATACAAagtgtaaaatgtaaaagtgTATACACCAAAATTTAGGGGTCTTCATGGATAGATTTGCTTCGgatttaaggaaaaataaaatcaaaatcaaaatcaattgatatttagattttaaaattttttgtctAACCCAAACCAAATTAATCCAATAATTAATAAGTTGATTCAGTTTGAGATTGGATATCtgatcaaacttttttttaaaagaaagttttgaaaagaattaaaaataacataattttattccAATTTTGACAAATAATAATGCCATAACTTACATTATAATGTAAGCAATATATATGAATGTTATTATTGACTTAGAACCAactaaataataacaaattataaaaaataacacatgaTTAATGgattaaatcataaaaattctatctatatataataattaaaatcaatcaacatcgattttcaattaaattaattcgaatctgatatgaataaaaaaaattcaaataaatttaattggtaTGATTTGAATTATCAGATTAATCTAGACCTATCAAAATCTCTACAAATTTTTATGCAGAAAATGATACaaaatccataaaaaaatgaattcttgGAAAAGTTACGTTCTCCACTTGACAACACCAAATCTAtaaaacaacttttaaagtaattttatttattcttaatgcAAGCTTTATAATATCACCCAAGCATAgtattacaaatatttaatctcttaaataatgttttttctttatgtAATGGTGTTCATTAGTATATTGATTATAGTACTCAAAGCAACAATATAACAATACTAATAAAGATAAATTGGAGAGAAAGACGTAAAATAAGACAAAAGTAGCAACAACTTTATTGAATGCGCCTTGTACTTGTAGGTTACCGGGCTGTGAATTAATATTCAATAAATACAATATAAAccctaaaaaaatacaatagaaTTTCATATGTAATAACTAAACTTTTACTCAACTTTAtcgagaagagaaaaaaaaaatcgttatCAGGCGTTACTCACTCTCCTACCATTTGCACGCTTGCAGTTGCGCTTGCAGACACGAGGgtttagaaataataatttaatttccgttttttaattcaattttttgtcaaatattaatatatccACCGGGGTAACGGGTTATCCACAACCCAAGTGGATGATAGTACTTACCGACACCGTAGCGGCGCACGTTAGCACAGCTCACTGAATTCCCACACTATAAAAGCCTGCAACATAAAACCACACTGATTCCACTGAACTCTCTTTTGCACCGCAAACAGCTTCACTTCACACTCTACTCCCAAAATGGCGGCTGCTACGACGTCGTATTCTTCCGCAATCGCCGCCTCGTCCGATACCCTAGCCAAACCTGCTTCCACCAGAACATTCTCCGCCACCAACCTCGCCCTTCAATCGTCGTCTTCCAAGCTCGGTTTCAAATCCCTAAAGCTTCACCGATGCGCCGCCGCCGCCGGCTCCGCCCTCGGCGCGCGGATGGTGTCGGCGCCGGCGGTCAAGGCCCCCGCACTGCTCGATTTCGACACGAAGGTTTTCAAGAAGGAGAAGATTAACCTCGCTGGACACGATGAGGTTTTTAAACGCTTCGATATGCTCTCTATTCTCTATCGAAGCTTTCTTCCATTTCCAGATTCgtgaatgttaatttttttttatttgttgtttgtgttaatTCGTTGCAGTACATCGTAAAAGGAGGCAGGGATTTGTTTCACTTGTTGCCCGATGCTTTCAAGGGTATCAAGCAGATTGGTGTTATCGGTTGGGGATCTCAGGTGATTAATTATTCTATTTCATATTGGATCATTTCTCTGAATGCTCAACATGTTTTTATTTGCTATGTGTTTATtctaaaattagtattttagtaAAGAGTATTATGTATTTACTTTCCTAGCATTGATATGGTTAATGTTAACATGGGACTTTGTTTACCAGGGACCTGCTCAGGCTCAGAATCTACGGGACTCTCTTGCTGAAGCAAAGTCTGATATTGTGGTCAAGGTGTGAATCtggttttcagtttttttagtTGGTTCAGTTTCTATTTTAGTAGCCTAGTGCTTGCTTTAACTGTTGATTAACGATTGTGGTTTAAATGTGTTGTTTGTCTTAAAAAACACAGATTGGACTCAGGAAAGGTTCTCGTTCCTTTGCCGAAGCTCGGGCAGCTGGGTTTTCTGAGGAGAATGGGACTCTAGGTGACATATGGGAAACTGTCTCGGGCAGTGATCTTGTGATGCTGTTAATTTCTGATTCCGCGCAGGTTAGTTCAATTACTCAATGCTGTAATATTTGTATTCTGATTCATCTCTTGTGGTTTTTATGTTTCTGAAACTGTCTGATACTctgataattaatttacaatGTTGTCTCAAACTGTGTGATGATAACAATAAGGTCTTGTcactatcattatcattattagtAACAATTCTTAGTTAGAAAGTTGTTGGGTTAATTTCAGCAATGTTAATAATCAGAAATCAGACTCGTCTTCTTATGGAACTGAAAGTGTTTAGATGTTTTCATCAACTTAGTCACAACTGTGCTGGCAAAGCAGCTGCCAACACCTCAATCCACCATGATTTCTAAACCCAGTTGGCATTAGCTATTCTTCTACTTACCTGATCACCATCAACTTACAGCTTGCCATCACCATCAGATAATTCTTTATTTGCTccagttatatttttaaaataaaaaatttatttaatttcagttTGATTTTGTTAGTGTCTTTAATTAACAAACACCATCAACTTATACAACATTTTCTCTGAGAAATATTTATTCTGATATACTTGTAACAAGTGCAAGCTAAGAAGTGTCCCAAATCTCATTAGTTTTCTATGAAAGTAATATTAATCGTTTTCTGAAACCTTGTAAATATTTGTTGGCATTGTGGTGCCTTTTTAGCTTTTGCAATAACactttatttctgttttttttgcatatttgcTTCCAATCCagaatgttttaatatttttattcatcttgCAGGCTGATAACTATGAGAAGATATTGTCTCACATGAAGCCAAACAGCATACTTGGGCTTTCCCATGGTTTTCTTCTTGGGCATTTACAGTCATTGGGACTTGACTTTCCTAAGAACATTAGTGTAATTGCTGTGTGCCCAAAGGGAATGGGTCCATCTGTAAGGAGGCTCTATGTCCAAGGCAAAGAGATAAATGGTGCTGGAATTAATGCAAGTTTTGCAGTCCACCAGGTAATTATTTGCTATGCCTCAGTCTCTCTTCACTTTCTGTGGGTCTTCTGCTCCTGTGCTGAttggttaatttattttatttgagtaaCTATTTTTGCATGCAGGATGTAGATGGCAGGGCTACTGATGTTGCTTTGGGATGGTCCGTTGCCCTTGGTTCTCCATTCACTTTTGCCACTACATTAGAGCAGGAGTACAGGAGTGATATCTTTGGGGAGAGAGGTGAAAACTTTCTgcaatgttttgtttgatttcctTAAAGACTTAGGTCATAACTACAGCTTTGGTGGTTTATAGGAATTTTACTTGGTGCTGTTCATGGAGTTGTGGAATCCTTGTTTAGGAGATACACTGATAATGGAATGAACGAAGATCTGGCCTATAAGAATACTGTTGAGTCTATAACAGGGATTATATCTAAAACCATCTCAACTAAGGTTGTATTTTCATACTCGTCTAGCATTAAATTTTTGTCTGTTGGACTCCCCCATCCCTTCCCCAAAACCCTGGATAGTGTGCTGGTACAGGGAATTTTGTGAGTTGTGACTAGCCTTTTGCACTTATTGGTTTGGATAGGGCATGCTAGCTGTATACAATGCTTTATCTGAAGATGAGAAAAGGGAATTTGAGAAGGCTTATAGTGCTTCTTATTATCCTTGCATGGAAATTCTGTATGAGTGCTATGAGGATGTAGCCAGTGGTAGTGAGATTCGCAGTGTTGTTCTGGCTGGGCGTCGCTTTTATGTAAGGGCAtattcattttccttttaaagTAGTCAGCCTTTGCGCTACAGACCttaaattatacatatattttacaGGAGAAAGAGGGTCTACCTGCTTTTCCCATGGGTAACATTGATCAAACCCGCATGTGGAAGGTTGGTGAGCGTGTCCGATCTACAAGAGCAGCCGGTGATCAAGGCCCATTATATCCTTTCACTGCTGGTGTCTttgtggcattgatgatggccCAGGTATTGGAAGTTTCTCTTGCTAGCATTTTGAGAATGGATGCACATAATTACCTTCCTGGTCATCTGTCTTTGTTTGCTTTTGAATTTGTGACTGACTAGTTAACTATCATTGACAaaggatatatttttttcctgctGTAGATACGTAAAGCATAAATAACTTGGTAATTTTAACTGTGATTACTAAATTTGCAGATTGAGATCCTGAGGAAGAAAGGGCATTCCTACTCGGAAATCATTAATGAGAGTGTCATCGAGGCAGTTGACTCTTTGAATCCTTTCATGCATGCTCGTGGTGTTTCTTTCATGGTTGATAACTGTTCAACCACAGCTAGGTTGGGTTCGAGGAAATGGGCTCCACGATTTGACTACATCCTAACCCAGCAGGCCATGGTGGCTGTGGACAATGGAACTCCTGTTAACAGGGACTTAATCAGCAACTTCCTGTCAGACCCAGTGCACGGAGCCATTAAAGTTTGCGCTGAACTGAGACCCACAGTAGACATTTCTGTGCCACCAGATGCAGACTTTGTTCGTCCGGAGTTGCGTTCTAGCAATTAGAACTTAAAAGCAATTATGGCTTTCACTTCGAATCTTTTTCAGATTTCTCAGAACTGCAGTTATCTTGTTAGTTTGGGTTTTCATGATTGGATGCTAGTGTGTAAGTTGTATTGTCATTTTACAGTTTGTACCCGCCTGTGTTCTGCCACTGAGGAACGTTACTTGGTGTCCTATTTAAATGAGTCACGCTAGTACTTACCATTAGAGGCTGAGAAGGATTAAGGATTTTACGATCTTAATTTCACGTTTCTAACAGTTCCTTGCAAGCCTTCCGTCAGTTTTAGCCCCGGAACCATCTTAGTGATCACGGTAACTCGATCTGGTCATAGACGGTCGAATTGAACATGCATATAGTGAAGAAAATGTTAATGCGTTGAGTATTCctataattttctttgaattttttttactttataagaTCTTGGATTGTTTTAGAGGAGTTTGAATCCATACATATGAGGAAGGtgaaatttttatttggaaTCCTTGACCCTGTGTATTAACCTGCTTTTACTTGTTTGCATAATCTAATCACACTTTTTAcaatataattacattttattatagCCTCAGTTCACATATTGTGATCATAATATGTTCTTTTTTTGTGTAGTATAAAAGGGCGTGACATACATATAAAAGAACGTGATCATAATGACTCGTAAGAGTTATATACATATAACAGAAATTGTATTTCAAGACATATGCATACATAAAAAGTAAGGTAGATGATACATACACTCCCCCTTTATTCTAATACTCCAATacactatccttctttttcattAGCGTTAAACGTGGGGTAGATTGGGGACAAAAAGGTGAGGAGGGGAGTGCATTAGcattaaagagaagtgtaaatAGCAGTTGCCAAAAACGGTTAATGTTCTTTCGTTCTGGAGAGTAAACTCACATTTCATTACCATTCTCCAACTTTCTCCATTCTTTGGTCCGATTAAGCTCGACAAAGGCTCAGAAACTTGTAACTCGTACGACTCAACGAGTTTACTGGCGTTTTTGACAACATTGGTATGTATGCGCTATTTACGGTAAAGGTTCAAATGTTTAAAGATCGTGTTGcaaatgattgaaaattataGGAAATTAAGTGATGGAATTAAGCTTGATTGAAaattacaagaaagaaaaaacagtaCCAAGTAGAATGATTTTTACGTTGTTTGGTAGGAAAGGGAAGGAGTGGTGgcgatatattatttattttaacacaattgtcatcatatattttttttactgcttaaaatctattaaaaattatgaaatcgaGAATCATTAGTAGTGCATATGGGATTTATAAAATTGGATgagttttgataaattttagtcAATAAAGAGTGTATAACAGgtcataatataaatttacaataggaaaaatagataaaatgaattaattttatcgTACATTAAAATTGGTTTATGTACTTCGActtttatagaaattatatGCGAGAACTTCTATAAATGTTAAAGcgtataaattgattttaatattttttttacatttcaaggatagtatttttaaaaaaattgcgaaaataagtagattttttttcaaaaaaaatacaaaatatgagTAAGTCATATTTTAAAGGGCAACTATAATTATACATTATAAATGATCtcaaaataagatatatatgatcaaatttcaaAACGCAACCGGTGCTTttaaagaagattttttttcataagatcctaattaattaagtagggtgtttgaataatttataaattcttttgatatttatattatctttgatttttatgaataaaaaaatatttttttataaaataaagtcatgttctaacttcttaaaaataatatttttattttaaaaaaaataaaaaaccatattttaaaacacaacttctttatttgttttaaaatacaatttatatattcatctgatttttttaaaaaaagaattatccctaaaatgtaaaaaaaaatacttatgagaaaaatttatttcattttaattaccttgttaatttctctctcttataATTACTAATAGGGAAATTTATCCGAAAAATTTATGCTTACTTTAAATTCTAGTATAATAGAGGTTAACGAagcttatgttaaaaaaattactgtaTATTAAAAATGCTATTTCAAACATGATTTTATGATAACTATTTTGTTTCAGTAacaaaaaattgcaaaattaaataattaaaaacactttttttaagagAAGAAAGTGCTATGCTGATTAACAATATGTAAAATCATTCGatcacaaaattttatcatgtatatataatcttaaaaatcatataaataatcatttacAATTAAATAACGATAACTATATAAAGTTGTATACAATCTCAGTGTataatcattaaaatttatgtattgctgtaaaaaatatttctggACATACACGATAACTCAGCCTGAAAAAGTTGCACCTAGCGCCGAATGCAGATCTTGACTTTCAACTTTAGATtgaacaaacaaatatatacCACTGTTGGCCTGCGTTCATATAggaattaatttcttttcaaactcatttatATAGGTCAACGCCATAGAGATCACAAATTAATTCTCAGcttttcttttatgtatttgccaaagttttcttttatatattgtatTATTTAAAGTCACTATATATATGGCTCATATCAAGATGttgatttattcaaatttcaacgCAGAAACTAAAAATCTCTCATATATTGAATTAATAAATCCAGCTGTATTTGCTTTGTCTGCGAATtgacaataaaaatgaaaattattaatgaGCCAGCTAGTAGTTAGTTTGGACTGCATaagttatttactttttaaagcttTAATTAGTTCGAGAATTCGGCAATGGAAATGAAAACGACATGCATGCACGACCATCGCATTCCAAAATCAAAGGCTCGAGAATGGAATAGACAAACTTGTTCAAGTTGCAAGCATAAAATTAGTGAATTATACCTTTTTGTGTCAAATATTCAATGTTTGAATCGGTAAATACcatgattaattaatataaaagctCGCTCTTGCCGCTGATGTTCCCTCGGTTAACCAAACATATTACTGCCACAAAGTTAGATTCTTACACTGGACTTATATATTGTACAAttactataaattataattaagaccTACATTTAGGTTATAAGTAATTAAGGTCTACATTTAGGTTATTCTACTTTACGAAATTTAGGtgggtccttttttttttcttaatcgtTTTTGTATTGCAGTTAGGACTTTCTTAACTTGACCTAGCTACCTGTCTTTTTTCGACCGAAAATTCCTAAGATATATTTTTCGTTAAATTTAGCTAATTCATCAGAAACTTAAATGATTCAAAACCTCACAattctatatataaatattaaatatcaattttgcTAATAACACCTACAATATACTAAATACATAGTGAAATATAgttagtaataattaaaaaaataattattcaattttaattagatataaatacagctaataaaattatttttttaaaaatcaccgTTTTTTAGTGAGTGATTACATTTACCTTTTACTAATCTATATAATGTCAACCCAAAGGGATTTGACCTAATAAAAGCGTGCTAGCTTCGCAAGATTTGAGAGTATACTAAGGAGGTCTTTGTCTCGATTCCTACGAAAAACATTCTCTTGAGGAGAAAATTTATCCATGTTCCTCTAACTCCCAAGATTGTGAAGTTTCCTCTACACAGTCTTagcaatccaaaaaaaaaaaaaaatctatataatatCGCAAGATGATGACTATTTGCATATCGTGTCCTTCACGGTAGGAATTAGAACAACCATTCATAC harbors:
- the LOC100799921 gene encoding ketol-acid reductoisomerase, chloroplastic — protein: MAAATTSYSSAIAASSDTLAKPASTRTFSATNLALQSSSSKLGFKSLKLHRCAAAAGSALGARMVSAPAVKAPALLDFDTKVFKKEKINLAGHDEYIVKGGRDLFHLLPDAFKGIKQIGVIGWGSQGPAQAQNLRDSLAEAKSDIVVKIGLRKGSRSFAEARAAGFSEENGTLGDIWETVSGSDLVMLLISDSAQADNYEKILSHMKPNSILGLSHGFLLGHLQSLGLDFPKNISVIAVCPKGMGPSVRRLYVQGKEINGAGINASFAVHQDVDGRATDVALGWSVALGSPFTFATTLEQEYRSDIFGERGILLGAVHGVVESLFRRYTDNGMNEDLAYKNTVESITGIISKTISTKGMLAVYNALSEDEKREFEKAYSASYYPCMEILYECYEDVASGSEIRSVVLAGRRFYEKEGLPAFPMGNIDQTRMWKVGERVRSTRAAGDQGPLYPFTAGVFVALMMAQIEILRKKGHSYSEIINESVIEAVDSLNPFMHARGVSFMVDNCSTTARLGSRKWAPRFDYILTQQAMVAVDNGTPVNRDLISNFLSDPVHGAIKVCAELRPTVDISVPPDADFVRPELRSSN